The Alphaproteobacteria bacterium genome contains a region encoding:
- a CDS encoding tyrosine recombinase XerC, translating to MSLQEDKALQFASVEVAAELRRWLAHLGAERRMSPKTVEAYERDVRQFLQFLAEHLGELPTLTSFAEIEPRDVRAFMAARRSDGVGSRSLMRSLAGVRSFARYLERNGKGKVGALSAVRAPKIPKTLPKPLTAASAKRLVDTDLRVGEEREPWVLARDAAVLALLYGSGLRISEALGLTREAVPAPGRGDVITVRGKGNKARMVPVLPQVLKLIADYVALCPYDLPEEGPIFVGARGGPLSPRVVQLTMARLRGALGLAETATPHALRHSFATHLLARGGDLRAIQELLGHASLSTTQIYTAVDSEQLLQVYRNAHPRA from the coding sequence ATGTCGCTGCAGGAAGACAAAGCGCTGCAGTTCGCCTCCGTCGAGGTCGCCGCGGAATTGCGGCGCTGGCTGGCGCATCTTGGCGCCGAGCGGCGCATGTCACCGAAAACGGTGGAGGCCTACGAGCGCGACGTGCGCCAGTTCCTTCAGTTTCTTGCCGAACACCTCGGCGAGCTACCGACGCTGACATCATTCGCCGAGATCGAGCCGCGTGACGTCCGCGCCTTCATGGCGGCGCGACGCAGCGATGGGGTCGGCTCGCGCTCGCTGATGCGCTCGCTTGCAGGTGTGCGCTCGTTCGCGCGCTATCTCGAGCGCAACGGCAAGGGCAAGGTTGGCGCGCTGTCCGCGGTGCGCGCGCCGAAAATCCCCAAGACTCTGCCGAAACCGCTGACCGCAGCATCGGCGAAGCGCCTGGTCGACACCGATCTGCGCGTCGGCGAGGAACGCGAGCCCTGGGTGCTGGCGCGCGATGCCGCAGTGCTGGCGCTGCTCTATGGCTCGGGCTTGCGCATCTCGGAGGCGCTGGGTCTCACGCGCGAGGCCGTGCCCGCGCCCGGCCGTGGCGACGTCATCACGGTGCGCGGCAAGGGCAACAAGGCGCGCATGGTGCCGGTGCTGCCGCAGGTGCTCAAGCTGATCGCCGACTACGTGGCGCTCTGCCCCTACGACCTGCCGGAGGAGGGGCCGATTTTCGTCGGGGCGCGTGGCGGGCCGCTCTCACCCCGCGTCGTGCAACTCACCATGGCGCGGCTGCGCGGTGCCTTGGGCTTGGCCGAAACCGCGACGCCGCATGCGCTGCGGCATTCCTTCGCGACTCATCTGCTCGCGCGTGGCGGCGATCTGCGCGCGATCCAGGAATTGCTCGGGCACGCCTCGCTGTCGACCACGCAGATCTATACGGCGGTCGACAGCGAGCAATTGTTACAGGTTTATCGCAACGCGCATCCCAGAGCATGA
- a CDS encoding DUF4337 domain-containing protein — MSAHENLEHAEHAQHAAHEGGHNKQIALIISVLALFLAFSETFGKSAQTAALNAQIEASNLWNFFQAKNIRRTALIVATEAAKVELQTNTDEGRRAALNKQIEEWTKTAARYRSEPEAGGGKGEGTKELSERAQAMEKVRDLHLNKYHNFEFASAAFQIGIVLCSAAVITSIMGLAIAAIGVGLIGAALMGTGFFAPEFLHDVLHWFEALFAGGGGAHH; from the coding sequence ATGTCTGCGCACGAGAATCTCGAACATGCCGAACACGCGCAGCACGCGGCGCACGAAGGCGGGCACAACAAGCAGATCGCGCTGATCATCTCGGTGCTGGCGCTGTTCCTGGCCTTCTCCGAGACTTTCGGCAAGAGCGCGCAGACCGCCGCGTTGAACGCCCAGATCGAAGCCTCGAACCTGTGGAATTTCTTCCAGGCGAAGAACATCCGCCGCACGGCCCTGATCGTGGCAACGGAAGCCGCAAAGGTCGAGCTCCAAACGAATACTGACGAGGGGCGCAGGGCTGCGCTGAACAAGCAGATCGAGGAGTGGACCAAGACCGCGGCGCGCTACCGCTCCGAGCCGGAGGCCGGCGGCGGCAAGGGGGAGGGGACAAAAGAACTGTCCGAGCGCGCGCAAGCGATGGAAAAGGTGCGCGATCTGCATCTCAACAAGTACCATAATTTCGAATTCGCCTCGGCGGCGTTCCAGATCGGAATCGTGCTGTGCTCGGCGGCGGTCATCACCAGCATCATGGGGCTGGCGATTGCGGCGATCGGGGTCGGACTGATCGGCGCTGCGCTGATGGGCACCGGCTTCTTCGCGCCGGAGTTCTTGCACGACGTGCTGCACTGGTTCGAGGCGCTGTTTGCCGGCGGCGGTGGCGCGCACCACTGA
- the odhB gene encoding 2-oxoglutarate dehydrogenase complex dihydrolipoyllysine-residue succinyltransferase produces MAEIRVPTLGESVTEATIGKWFKKPGDPVAVDEPLVELETDKVTIEVPAPAAGTLGDIAAKDGDTVAVGALLGSIKEGAGAPAKPVAAKPALTAEEKPKPAPGAPPKVAAADAPLAPSVRKIATETGMDPAKVDGSGKDGRVTKGDMMAAIERAAAQPTPVPQPAAAVQVRAPSPADDASREERVKMTRLRQTIARRLKDAQNTAAMLTTFNEVDMSHVMGLRNSYKDAFEKRHGVKLGFMGFFVRACVAALKDIPAVNAEIDGTDLIYKNYYHIGVAVGTERGLVVPVVRDCDQKSLAEIEKTVAEYGKRARDGALKIEDMQGGTFTISNGGVYGSLMSTPILNAPQSGILGMHKIQERPMVVAGKVEVRPMMYLALSYDHRIVDGREAVTFLVRVKDVLEDPARLVLDL; encoded by the coding sequence ATGGCTGAAATCCGCGTCCCCACGCTCGGCGAGTCCGTCACCGAGGCCACCATCGGCAAATGGTTCAAGAAGCCGGGCGACCCGGTTGCGGTCGACGAGCCGCTGGTCGAGCTCGAGACCGACAAGGTGACGATCGAGGTACCGGCCCCCGCCGCCGGCACGCTGGGCGATATCGCCGCGAAGGACGGCGACACCGTCGCGGTCGGCGCGCTGCTCGGCAGCATCAAGGAAGGGGCAGGCGCGCCCGCGAAGCCCGTGGCAGCAAAACCGGCGCTGACCGCCGAGGAAAAACCGAAGCCTGCGCCTGGCGCGCCTCCGAAAGTCGCTGCCGCCGATGCGCCGCTCGCACCCTCGGTGCGCAAGATCGCCACCGAAACCGGCATGGATCCCGCCAAGGTCGACGGCAGCGGCAAGGACGGCCGCGTCACCAAGGGCGACATGATGGCGGCGATCGAGCGCGCTGCCGCACAGCCGACACCGGTGCCCCAGCCTGCCGCCGCCGTGCAGGTGCGCGCGCCCTCGCCCGCCGACGACGCCTCGCGCGAGGAGCGCGTGAAGATGACGCGCCTGCGCCAAACCATTGCGCGGCGGCTGAAGGATGCGCAGAACACCGCGGCGATGCTTACGACCTTCAACGAGGTCGACATGAGCCACGTGATGGGCTTACGCAACAGCTACAAGGACGCCTTCGAGAAGCGCCACGGCGTGAAGCTCGGCTTCATGGGCTTCTTCGTGCGCGCCTGCGTCGCCGCGCTGAAGGACATTCCGGCCGTCAATGCCGAGATCGACGGCACGGACCTCATCTACAAGAATTACTATCACATCGGCGTCGCGGTCGGCACCGAACGCGGCCTCGTGGTGCCGGTGGTGCGCGACTGCGATCAGAAGTCGCTCGCCGAGATCGAGAAGACCGTCGCCGAATATGGCAAGCGCGCGCGCGACGGGGCGCTCAAGATCGAAGACATGCAGGGCGGCACGTTCACAATCTCGAACGGCGGCGTCTACGGTTCGCTGATGTCGACGCCGATCCTCAACGCGCCGCAGTCCGGCATCCTCGGCATGCACAAGATCCAGGAGCGGCCGATGGTCGTCGCCGGCAAGGTCGAGGTGCGGCCGATGATGTATCTCGCGCTCTCCTACGACCACCGCATCGTCGACGGCCGCGAGGCGGTGACCTTCCTGGTGCGCGTGAAGGACGTGCTGGAGGACCCGGCGCGACTGGTGCTGGATTTGTGA
- a CDS encoding nucleotidyl transferase AbiEii/AbiGii toxin family protein, whose amino-acid sequence MIQQVNAATPIIEHWTLGGGTALMLRIDHRESRDIDIFVTDPQQLAFLDPTRRDFAFEIQPSAQSGDGANFVKLTFADLGEIDFIAGVALTSPVSTAETIHGEPLELETVAEIIAKKIHHRGSMITPRDIFDIAAAGEQHTDAVVAELRKLKSAVDQTISALEKLNPEFVRQANSELAIRPAFAAVAESASERAMEILLAVD is encoded by the coding sequence ATGATTCAGCAGGTGAATGCCGCAACGCCGATCATCGAGCACTGGACGTTAGGCGGCGGCACAGCGTTGATGCTTCGTATCGATCATCGCGAAAGTCGCGACATCGACATTTTCGTGACCGATCCGCAGCAGCTTGCATTTCTCGATCCGACACGACGTGACTTCGCATTCGAGATTCAGCCGAGCGCTCAGAGCGGCGACGGCGCAAATTTCGTGAAGCTTACGTTTGCCGATCTTGGAGAAATCGATTTCATCGCTGGGGTTGCCCTGACATCTCCGGTATCGACTGCCGAAACGATCCACGGCGAGCCCCTTGAGCTGGAAACGGTTGCGGAGATCATCGCCAAGAAAATCCATCATCGCGGATCGATGATAACGCCGCGCGATATCTTCGACATCGCGGCGGCCGGAGAGCAGCACACCGATGCGGTTGTGGCAGAGCTGCGTAAGCTCAAGAGTGCGGTGGACCAAACGATTTCTGCCCTGGAAAAACTGAATCCCGAATTCGTTCGCCAGGCGAACTCTGAACTCGCCATCAGGCCAGCCTTTGCTGCTGTGGCAGAAAGTGCGAGTGAACGTGCGATGGAAATCCTGCTTGCGGTGGACTGA
- a CDS encoding DMT family transporter: protein MHAPQSTTDTTAKLMLVALSFCWGLTWPAMRLALDDIPPLSLRVLTLGLGGGALMIYAKLQGRSLALGSLKNAGHLTVSSILNVLSFSVLSVVAMLFAATGRVAMLAYTMPIWAALFAWGVLGERLARMHVIALALCAIGMAILIWPLAQTTSLIGLLIAMSIAVSWAAGTVYVKWARMTGDPVANAAWQVVIAFLIVVLLLPVFEGELHLSQAHPKAFGAAIFAGLMGSGLAYFLWFGIIGRVSAMTASLGVLSAPVIGVISTALLLGEIPTLADIVGYVLIFAASVCVLLPART, encoded by the coding sequence GTGCACGCTCCGCAATCGACCACCGACACGACCGCAAAACTGATGCTGGTCGCGCTCAGCTTCTGCTGGGGGCTGACCTGGCCGGCGATGCGGCTTGCGCTCGATGACATCCCGCCGTTGAGCCTGCGCGTGCTGACGCTCGGGCTCGGCGGCGGCGCATTGATGATTTACGCAAAGCTGCAGGGACGCTCGCTCGCGCTCGGCAGCTTGAAGAACGCCGGCCACCTGACGGTCTCCAGCATCCTCAATGTTCTGTCGTTCTCGGTCCTGAGCGTGGTCGCCATGCTGTTCGCCGCGACGGGCCGCGTCGCGATGCTTGCCTACACGATGCCGATCTGGGCCGCGCTGTTCGCTTGGGGCGTACTCGGCGAACGGCTGGCGCGGATGCACGTCATCGCACTCGCGCTGTGCGCCATCGGCATGGCGATCCTGATCTGGCCGCTCGCGCAAACAACGAGCCTCATCGGCTTGCTGATCGCGATGAGCATCGCGGTGAGCTGGGCCGCCGGCACCGTCTACGTGAAGTGGGCGCGCATGACCGGCGATCCGGTCGCGAATGCGGCCTGGCAGGTCGTCATCGCGTTTCTCATCGTGGTGTTGTTGCTGCCTGTCTTCGAAGGCGAGTTGCATCTCTCGCAGGCGCACCCGAAGGCGTTCGGCGCCGCGATCTTTGCCGGGTTGATGGGCTCGGGGCTCGCCTATTTTTTGTGGTTCGGGATTATCGGTCGTGTGTCGGCGATGACGGCCTCGCTCGGCGTGCTGAGCGCGCCGGTGATCGGCGTGATCTCGACCGCGCTGCTGCTCGGCGAGATTCCGACGCTCGCCGACATCGTCGGTTATGTGCTGATCTTCGCGGCGTCGGTGTGCGTGCTGCTTCCGGCACGGACTTGA
- the lpdA gene encoding dihydrolipoyl dehydrogenase yields MAYDLTVIGTGPGGYVCAIRAAQLGLKVAVVEKDKTFGGTCLNVGCIPSKALLHASHLFEEAGHDFDTMGIKVAAPKLDLPALMKFKDEGVAGNVNGVAFLLKKNKIDPYIGHGRITAPGKIEVAGADGKTQTVETKTIVIATGSDVTRLKGIEIDEKRIVSSTGALALEAVPKKLLVVGAGVIGLELGSVWRRLGSEVVVVEFLDRILPGMDAEVAKQFQRILGKQGMTFKLSSKVTAIDSSGKTLKASVEPAAGGAAETIEADVVLVAIGRVPYTEGLGLAELGVKMERGRVVTDAHFKSSVEGIYAIGDVIAGPMLAHKAEDQGVAVAEIIAGQAGHVNYDAIPNVIYTFPEVASVGKTEEELKAAGTAYTVGKFPFTANGRAKVNRTTDGFVKILADAKTDRVLGVHIIGADAGTMITEATIAIEFGGSAEDIARTCHPHPTLSEAVKEAAMAVAKRAIHM; encoded by the coding sequence ATGGCTTACGACCTCACCGTCATCGGCACCGGCCCGGGCGGCTATGTGTGCGCGATCCGCGCCGCGCAGCTTGGCCTGAAGGTCGCCGTGGTCGAGAAGGACAAAACCTTTGGCGGCACGTGCCTGAATGTAGGGTGCATTCCGTCGAAGGCGCTGCTGCACGCCTCGCATCTGTTCGAGGAGGCGGGCCACGACTTCGACACGATGGGCATCAAGGTGGCGGCGCCGAAGCTCGACCTGCCCGCGCTGATGAAGTTCAAGGACGAGGGCGTTGCCGGCAACGTCAACGGCGTCGCCTTCCTGCTCAAGAAGAACAAGATCGATCCGTACATCGGGCATGGCCGCATCACCGCGCCCGGCAAGATCGAGGTAGCCGGTGCGGACGGCAAGACGCAAACGGTCGAGACCAAGACCATCGTGATCGCGACCGGCTCGGATGTGACGCGGCTCAAAGGCATCGAGATCGACGAGAAGCGCATCGTGTCCTCGACCGGCGCGCTCGCGCTCGAGGCCGTGCCGAAGAAGCTGCTGGTGGTCGGCGCCGGCGTGATCGGACTCGAACTCGGCTCGGTGTGGCGCCGCCTCGGCAGCGAGGTCGTTGTCGTCGAATTTCTCGACCGCATCCTGCCCGGCATGGATGCCGAAGTCGCCAAGCAGTTCCAGCGCATCCTGGGCAAGCAGGGGATGACCTTCAAACTGTCGTCCAAGGTCACGGCAATCGATTCATCCGGGAAGACCTTGAAGGCGAGCGTCGAGCCTGCCGCGGGCGGCGCGGCGGAGACGATCGAGGCGGATGTCGTGCTGGTCGCGATCGGACGCGTACCTTACACCGAAGGCTTAGGTCTGGCGGAGCTTGGCGTAAAAATGGAACGCGGGCGCGTCGTCACCGATGCGCATTTCAAGTCGAGCGTCGAGGGCATCTACGCCATCGGCGACGTGATCGCGGGCCCGATGCTGGCGCACAAGGCCGAGGACCAAGGCGTTGCGGTCGCCGAAATCATCGCCGGCCAGGCCGGTCACGTGAACTACGACGCGATCCCGAACGTGATCTACACGTTCCCGGAGGTCGCCTCGGTCGGAAAGACCGAGGAAGAATTGAAGGCCGCCGGCACCGCCTACACGGTCGGCAAGTTTCCCTTTACGGCGAACGGCCGCGCCAAGGTCAACCGCACCACCGACGGCTTCGTGAAGATCCTCGCCGATGCGAAGACCGACCGCGTGCTCGGCGTGCACATCATCGGCGCCGACGCCGGCACGATGATCACCGAGGCGACGATCGCGATCGAGTTCGGCGGCTCCGCGGAAGACATCGCACGCACCTGCCACCCGCATCCGACATTGTCGGAAGCCGTGAAGGAAGCCGCGATGGCGGTGGCGAAGCGCGCGATCCATATGTGA